CAGACGGAAAATCTTTATATCAATTACAAGGTTTAACCGAAAGATATCAACTCAAAGGAACCGGCTTCTGGAGAATCGGGTTTTAACGAAAATCATAGACGATCTTTACGTTCAGACTTTTTCCCTTCTCATCGTTGATATTGGAGGTTCCTTTATACTCCATGATTCTTTTTGATTCGATATCATAGACCATGTCGATCGGCGATACAAAAACGGCCAACACCGCATTGTCAATTTTCATTCTTAAGAATAAAGCCGGCTTTCCTTTGTAATCTCCGACTTTTGTTTTGGAAACGGAAAAGGCAAAGATATCTCTTTCAACTGGAACCAAAAATCGAAAACGAATCGTTTTTCCATCGATTAAAGATTCCCAATTATTTTTTACAAAATAATCAAAACCTCCGTCCATCGAAGCCGGCTCCGAGAAGGAGATCGTTTTTTCCTCTAACGGTTTTTCCGAATTCCGTCGTGCGAATAATTTTGCGGATCCGGATTTTAAAAAGGTTCCACCTTCCAGATAACCGTCCCGTAAATCGTCCAATTGGAAATCGGGGATGGAGGGATTTTTGGAGAATTGGATTTTCTTTTTAGCAAAAACCTTTCCCTGCGGATCTTTATATTGAATCCTAGAATAGGAATGATTTCCGTTTTCCCAAATCTCTTCGTGATGATCGTAATAGAGAATTTTCCCGGATTCTAGATCCGTCGCCGTTCCAAAAAAATGCACCTTTTTTGTTTCACCAAAAATCGAAACTGATAAATTCAAAATTAAGAATGGAATGATGATTTTCATTTTATTTCCTTTCGAATTCGTTTTCTTAGACTTAAAAGACGGGATTTAGAAATTTATTTTTGACTCTTAAAAATATAAGAGTGAGTCCACTTTCGGATTCGAAAGAATTTTGGTAAGATTTGTTTTTCCCAAAAGCGAATGTCTTTGAGTTTAATTGGAAAATTCCTTCCTTGGAAGAATGAAAATTTGTCGGTCGGACCCCGGATTTTTGCTTTCAGAATAAAAATCCGAAGAGTGAATCGACCCTACGTTTCGAATTTTATAAAAGGAAATTCTAATGAAATCAGTTCTTCTTGTAGAGTTGAAAACAGGGATCAGCTTTACACGATCCGGAAAATGAATCGTTATTTAAACCGAACCGGGATTTTAATCGAATGCCGACGCCGATGTTCCAGAGGAGTGATTCCGACGTATCTTTTAAAAAGGACTCGAAAAAATCCGACGTTTTCATATCCCACCGCGTAACTGATCTCTTCGATGGAATCTCCGGTTTCTTCCAGACGACGCCTCGCCCATTCAATTCGAAGTCGTTGCAAATAAGTGGAAGGTGGATCGCCCGTGGCTTGTTTAAATCTTCTTTTTAAACTTCGAGAACTCAGGCCCACTCTTTGCGCAAGGGTTTCCATCGAGATCGTTGTGGTGAATTCGTTTTCAAGAATCTCCTGAGCCGTCGCGACCGATAAATCGTCGTGATGTTTCTGAGCCGCGAAAGTCATAAAAGGAGTCTGTGAAATTCTATCGGAATCGAGTAGAAAATGTTTGGCACATTTGAGCGCAACTTCTCTTCCAAGAGATTGTTCCAGAACGTGAAGACTTAGATCGTAGAAAGCGTTACTTCCTCCGGATGTCAAAAAATTGCCTTGGTCGATGACTAGTTTATCTACTTCTAAATGAACGGAAGGAAACATCCTTCGAAAGAGCGAGGCGAACTGCCAATGAGTTGTAGCCGATCGACCTTCCAGTAAACCCGTGGAAGCGAGCAAAAAAGCACCCGAGCAAACGCTCGCGATTCGAACTCCTTGAGCCGCGGCTTCTTTGAGCCATTCTATCTCGAGTCCACATCTCCGTTTGATTGCGACAACATTGGGTCCGATTGCCGGCACGATTACAAGATCCACTTTTTCGCAACGACCAACGAGATCGGGTTTGATCTGGACGTTTCCATGAAGTTGTACGGGTTCGGATTGAATCGCAGCTGTACGCACACGGCAAATCGGAGGTTTCCGACGGTTCTCGAGATCCATTCCCGCAAATTCAAAGAATTCGAAAAGGCCGGTAATGACGGAGGCCGGGGCGCCGGGAATCAGAAGAATGACAACGTCCATATTTGGCATTCCGACAACGCTTTGGCGGAATCGCAACGAAAACATCCTTTCGGCGCTCATTCAAAAGGCTGAATCACGTCGAAAATTGGCGTAGATGCACCTTTACAAATGGAAACCCACCTGCTAAACTACCGAAACAAATCTTAAGGAGATAATGGAATGATTTTAGCCGCAAGAATTTTGGCTGGCATAGTAGGCGCGCTTCACGTGTGGATTTTTCTTATGGAAAGCGTTCTTTGGATGCGTCCGACAATCCACAGACGCTTCGGTGTTACGGATAAAAAGTTAGCGGAAGCTATGAAAGGGGTTTTTCTAAACCAAGGTTTTTACAATCTCTTTCTGGCAATCGGCGCATTGTATGGAGCGATCTTCTTCGAACTTCATCCTGCCTACGCTCCGGCGATCATGATCTTTTCCTGCTTTTCCGTTTTTGGCGCCGGTCTCGTTCTTTTTGCTTCCAAACCCGCTATGGCTCGCGCAGCAATCATTCAGGGTCTACCACCTTTGATCGCGATCATACTCATCGGGGTTTCTATCAACGGTTGATCGGTGAAATAATCCGGAAACGGATTATAAATTCTAAATCAGATTAGAACAATTTGGATATTTGTTTTCAATCCACTCGGATACATTAGAATTTAATAATTCTCTTGTGATCCGAGTTTTGAACATTCTTTCTTTTTGAGTTACTTTTTTTCTCTTAAATTTAGAACGTGTTTCGTCAATTCCGCACGAAAGGAAAATTCTCTAATTCCCATCAAGTAGCGAAACGCCGAGATCATCACGTCCGGTCTAGGCGGATCCCCGCCGATAAAAAGATCCGGTTCCTTTGGAAGTTTTCCCCGTTTGAACAATCCGCCCGAAACGGCTTCCGTTCCGCATGCGATCAATGCTTTTGGCGAAGGCATCGTTTCCCAAGCTGTGTTCAAAGGGCCTTCCATATTCTGACTGACCGGACCGGAATATACGAGTGCATCTGCGTGTTTAGGAGAAGCAACCACACGAACTTTACTGGCTTCGCTGTCAAAAAGCGCGTTGAAACTCGCGTTGATTTCCGCTTCCGTCGTATTGTTTCCACCGGCCGCGATTTCTCTGTATTGAAAACCCGTTCTTTTTGTGATCCTTTGAAATTCTTTCACTTCGTCCGAAACGTTTTCGTCTTTTTCTTCGGGAATTCCGTCGGTATAAATCACCTTAAGAGAATCGCGATCGAAAGAATAAACATGAACAAAACCTGAATCTACGATCTTTCCATCGGAACATACTTCCGAACATCTTCCACATTGAAGACAAGCGCCGTAATCAAAACTCATCTTTTCCTTGGAATGAATTTTGAGGGAATGGGTCGGACACACTTGTTCGCAGGATTTACAGGATAAACAGGACTCGTTGGACTTTAAGACCGGAACCGGAATTCCTCTCGCATTCGAATTGATCGGCGAGACTTTTTCATAGTTCATCGTTTTTGCACGACGAAAGATATTCAAAATTTCGTATATTGCTTTCATAGGTCCACTCCGACGTAACTGAGGTTGAACGATTTATTATTTAGCGGGAAATCTCCGATATATTCGTCTCGAACCGCTAATTCCAGAGCGTGCCAGTTGGGAACGGAAGGATCCCTAATATACGCGTCTTCGATCGTTCCGTCGTCTTCCAGATCGAGAGAAACCAATACCGGCCCTCTCCAACCTTCCACCGCCGCATGATAAGATCCTTTTTTTACGGTTTTAGACGCGCCTATTTTTCTATCTCTAAAATCCGAAAGAGCTTCTATTTTAGGAATGGCTTCCACCAACCATTTACTGCTTCTCAGCAATTCTTCATATCGTATGTAAAATCGAGCCCAAGCGTCACCGTTCATATGATCGTGATTTAATTCCAAGTTGATCGGCGAGCTGAAGTCATAGGATTTTTCCAACTTGCGTAAATCTCGGTTAAGGCCGGTGCATTTTTCCACCATCCCGATAAAACCAAGCTGCCGAACTTGCTTTTGTAGAATGACTCCGCAGGTTTGTAATCTTTCACGATTGGTTGAAACGGAAGCGGCTCTTAGAAAATGTCCGGATACGTCAGCCGTCACCGATCGAATCCTTTCTGCCAACTCGGCTAATTTTTCGCGAGTCAAACCCGGCCTTAAAGAAATCTTTCCCGGCGACAACGCGCCTCGTCCGAATCGATTCCCGGTCAACGCCTCCATAACACCGAGCGGAACTCCCCTTTGTAAGGAACAAACCCCGTGTAACGGATAATAGCCGATGTCTTCCGCAATTCCACCCATATCGCCGATATGGGTCGCGATTCTTTCTAATTCTAAAAGTACCAATCTTGCAAAATCTATTTCTTGAGGAACTTCGATCTTCTGAGCTTCCTCAAAAATTCTTGAAAAAGCGATTCCATAAGAAATCGTACTGTCCCCAGATATCGCCTCGGCGTAAGGGAAAGAATTTTTCGGACCTTTTCCTTTTATCATTTCGATCAAACCTCGTTTTTGAAAACCCAAACGAATGTCCAGATTCTTAATCAATTCACCTTGAACGATAAAACGAAAGTGCCCCGGTTCTATCACGCCGGCATGTATCGGTCCGACTGCATGGGAATAGTGGTCAGCGGGGATCGGAACTTTCAATCCTTTATATGATAAATCCTTAATCCCTTTTTTTGTTACAAATTTCTCGAGATCCGTTTTGCGTCCAATGCTGATGTATTTTTCAAAATCAAAAGCCGAATAATCTTCCTCTCCTTGATCGACGCCTAATGAATGCCGTAAAATCCAGATCGGATTTGCAGAATCCTCGAAGATTTCCTTTTGAGTGTGTTCGATAACTTCGCGTTCGATTCCATCGTTGGAAATCCAAAAGCGATGATATCCTTTTTTTCCTTTTCTCGGATGTAAACCTGTGACAGTACGCATTCAAAATTCTCCTTGCAACAATCGATAGAATCCCCAAATTCCGAGCCCTATGACCGTGAAACAGAGAAGTAAAGAATCGATCAGTCGAACGTTCAACGTGAAAGCGAAGTTTGTTGCGAAAGGTCTGTGTTTTAGATTAAACAACGGAACGGTTTTATAGATGGTAACTCCAAAAAAAACTAAACCGAAAAACGGAACTAAAATTACAAACCATTGCTTTTGTGCCCATCCGGCCTTTAGAAGCAAAAGATCGCTCACAAAAATCGGCGACCCCGGAAGTACAAACGCAAGAAACAACGCGATAGTATAAAGGGAAAGAGCTCGTTTATTGATCGCTTCCGAAAGAAATATCTTACTCAACTCTCTACCGCCCGAATCCATCCTCACGATTCCCATAGTTAAAAAGAGAAGCGATTTTAAGACGATATTGCCCGCCATTATATAATTGAAAGTTGTCTCCGGTAGATCCATCCAAAGAAAAATAGCAAGCGCACCGCTGTGAAATAATGCTACTTTCGCGGTCATCATTCGTAAGTCGTTCCTTTGATACAAAGCGACGATACTCTGAAGCATCGTCGCAATTCCTAAAATCAACAATCCGTCGGCGGCGCTAAAAGTGGTCGGGTACAACTTATGGTCCATCTGAACAAAAGGACGAATCGCAAAACATACGGAGACGGGAATGAAGGCCGCAATGAGAGCGGAAATTTGACTCGGGCTATCGCCATAGGTATCCACGACCCAAACGTGATTCGGAAACAATCCTAACTTCGCCGAATAACCGAAGATCGCCAACCATAGACCGATTTCGATCCATAAGTTTTCCGGATGTTCGGAAATACGACCGGCGAGAATTTCCACTGGATGATCGATACCGTGTAACGTCGCCGTTACGATGATAATGCCTAAAAACGCTAGACCCAATCCGAACGAATTGATTAACAAAAACTTCCAGGCGATCGGGAATGATTTCGAAGTTCCGCTGGAAGAGACGAGTAACGTTCCCGTAAACGTAGTGGCTTCAATGAGCACCCATTGTAAAGCTGAACCTTCCGAATTCCAAGCGGCAAAACTCAAACCTGCACAAAGCAACATCAAAAACGACCACATCGTAATATTACTCTGACCTTTGGTCGGTGCGAAAATATATGCGATCAGAATGAAAAGAAGAACAAGCGCTCCGATACTGTTTAAATAAAGTAAACTCACGCGGAAACCTCCTCTTTTTCGGATTGAGGATCATTCTGCATACTGACTCGAAGCGTAGAAGCCGCGCCGATAATAAACACAGCGTCCAGGAAGGATCCGAATTCTATCCCTAACGGTAAACCGGTCCGTAAAATTTGAGTCAACAGAAACGTTCCATTTTCAAAAACGCCGAAAGAAGCGATCACAGGAACCCAATGACGACGAACCACAAAGCCGACCATTCCAACATACAAAAGCAAGAATGTATAAAGAAAGGACATTTGGTTTACTTCACCAAATCGATATTTGGTGAAGCCGAACATCAAGAATCCTATCAATGCGCCGACAGAAAGAAGAGCAAAAGTTGGTATGTAGCCGATTTTCGGAAATGTGGATTCTACTGAGTTTGTCTTTCTCGCCGTCCAGAAAAGGATAAGGGGCGTCAAGATAACCTTAAAGAAAACGATCATCCCCGCTAAAAAAAGACTATGAGTGTTAAAACCCGAGTCTTCAAAAAGTGGGACTAACAGAAAGGCACTTTGAAAACCGAGAAGTAAAACTAAACGTTTTATCCTATTTTCCAGTAGAATCACAACTCCTATCAGAAGGAGAATTAAATAACTAAATTCTGTTCCCATATATTTTCCTTAGGATCTCATCCTAATTTGAGGAGAATGCCCAGAAAGAGCATAAAGATAAAATTTAAACCCAATAACTCGGGAATCCAACGCCAACGTCTTCTTGTGCTATTCGATTCTATATAGCCGACACAGACGGAGACAAAAAGCGCACCAAAAATCGCAACGACGTCCAACCAAAATTTCGGGATGGTATGATTTATAAAAAATTCCCCGTGATAAATTCCGATCTTTGCGACGAATAAGAATAGAGAGCTTGTTTTGAGTTGTTGAGCTAATTCGAAAAATGCACGCCTACTTCCCGAAGCTTCCAAAAGCATTGCTTCGTGAACCATCGTTAACTCGAGGTGGGTTCTTGGATCGTCAAACGGCGGTTTGGCGATCTCGGCGAGAATTACGAGGGAAGTGCCGAGCAAAAATAGACCGCCGAATGCAAGACTTGCGAAATTCGCGTTTACTACGATATGGGACTCGAAAACGACCAAAACAAGAATCAGAACCGGTTCGCAGAACACAAACAGGATCACTTCTCTTGCCGATCCCATTCCCGCAAAGGAGGTTCCGTTCTCCACAGCATACGCCAACAAAGCGAATCGGATGATTCCTATTAAGAATGGAATCAAAAGAAAAGGAGCCCATTCGTAACTGACCAAACTCCAAAGAACCAGACCCGCGACAAAAGCGATGATCGGAGAAGCTTCCGTAAAAAACCCGGAAAACGGACCATCCACCGGTTTTTTACGAATCATCCGAATCGTATCGTATAAAATCTGCAGAACGGGAGCGCCGATTCTTCCCTGTGCATAAGAACGAATTTTGAGAACGATTCCTCCGCAGAGAAACGGAAGAAATAGAAATGAAATCACTCGAACTATTGAGTCAAGGTATCTAAGAATAATTTCCATAAATCTCCTTCGGCCAGTTTCAAGCCAATGATCAAAAATAAGAGCAAGACAACCGTTGCTGATGAAAATGCGAGATTGATTGATATCGTTTCTTCGTCCGCTTCGTTAACCTGCGTTTTAAAGGTGTCTAACAATTTTACGATTCCTTTCAAAATCGCTTCATCCAGCCTTGAACTTCCGTCTTCGTTCGTAAAATATCTCCCTAAGGAAGCGAACAACGGATTGGAGACTCCCTCTGAAGGAATAGCCACATCGGGTCCTTTATAATTTCCGCCGCAGTCCCAAAGTTTTCTACGTTCGATTTTTGTCCTTAAACCGAATATTCCGATCACCAAAAACATTAAGAACCCGATCAAATTCACACTCGCCAAACCTCGATACCAATTCTCATCCAACCAAACTTTGGTCGGAGAATAATAGAGCGTATAAGCGGAAATACCAAGTGATACTCCGAGAATCAACAAACCGCTTACAGTCAAGGAGTATCGAACAAGTCTCGGGGGAACGTTTTCCGGCCAATTCACTCGAGGCCTGGAAACCACCATTCCTAAAAAAATTCTCAGATGCCCAACGGCGCCTAACGCTATTCCGGAAGAAACCAAGATCAAAAGAGGAAGAATTAGAATTGCACTTTGTCCCGGGATATCCAAAACTCCGGCGACGAGTTTCACAAAAGTCGCCTCGGTTAGAAATCCCGTTGTTCCGGGTAACGCGAGAAAGCTGATCGTTCCCAAACTCAACAAAGCTGTCGACAGTCCTGAATTCTTACCGATTCCGGTATTGTGATCTATATTAGAACTTCCTGAAAGTTTAAGAAGATAACCGACTGATAAGAATTGAAAAGTTTTGCTTATACTATGGTGGATGAGAGAAATAAAAAAGAGAAAGGAAAAGGATCTGCTTAAAACCTTGAGTCCTTCGACGTCGCTTTCTTTCCATAGTGCGGAAAGTAACAAACAAAGCATTAGAAAATTTGTATTTTCAATCGTACTGTAAGCGATAGCTTTTCTTACATCCTTCGCGAATACCGAACTTAGTCCAGCCCACAAAACCCCAAAACCCGCCAAAGGAATCAATACTTTTATGATTGCCGAACTTCCGATCCAAGGAACAGCGAGTTGATGAAAAAGAATCAGCGGAAGATTGACTAATATTCCCGAATAGGCCGCGGAAGCGTGAGGCGGAGCACCGGCATGCACTTCCGGAAGCCAAAAGTGAAAACCGAAAAATTCAGCCTTAACCAGCAAACCTAAAACTAAGAAAAATTTTCCCAAGTCGTCGTCAGGAGAATAAATCCAATAGGTAAAACAGAAAATTCCGATCCCGCTCGCAAGCAGAAGCGCGATAAAACTTTTTGCCGAAGAAGAAGTCCACTTTTCTCCTTGATAAAGAAGAAATCCGCTGACAGTGGACAATTCCCAAAACAGAATCAACCAAAGCGTCTTACCTGCAAAAAAACAAAGGCCCGTGCTCAGAAAGAAAATCGCGTATCCCAAAAGAACTGTCTTCTTTTTAAGTCCTTCATACCCGACTACAAAAACTGAAATTATTAAACCGACTACCGCTTGAAGACTCAATCCAACAAGAATAGCCCCTTCATGATCAAAAAGACTCTTACCGAAAGCTTTTCCAATCAGAAAAGGTGCGATAAGACTTATTAAAACGAGTAAATAAGATACAATGACCATCGATTATTAAACCTCCTTTGTTTACAGTGCCGCGTTCACTTGGAAAAAATAAACGCTCGCGTTGTTTGCGGACGTATGCTGTTTCGTAAACGCCGCCCCGTTCAATTCAAATTGATTCGTGCTTCCGTTATAGAGTAGAGGACTATTTCTATAATTTCGCACAGAATTTCCTGCGATTAAAAATCCGCCGCCCATCCAAATGGAAACGTTATCGTTCAGCTGATACATCCAAGTTAAGTCCAATTCGTTGTAAATATTCCTTCCTAATGAGTAAGATTGTGTATAAGCGTTTCCGGTATAATTCTCGGATGATCCCGCAGTCGCCGGTTGTCCCGCCGCATTTGTTGAGACCGCAACAGGCGATGCGAGCGCGGAACCCGCTATTGAATTGGCGCCACCGTTGATCGCATACCACGCGTCGTTCTTTTGTACCTTATCATTGATAATATACGCCACCTGAAACGTTCCCCATTTTTCAGATTTATAGGTTATATTCAAATTCCACGAACTTAGATTTTTTGTATCGATATTCTCCGATAAACCGGCTACGTTATTCCAATAAGGAATCACGCCGAATCTCGGATTAACAAGAGTTTGAAACGTAGACGAGGTTCTATCGGCGCGATTATTGTCACCCGATGCATACGTATATTGAAAACCAAAACGAACTTTTTCATCGAGAGTATATCCGGTTTGAAAAACATGAAAGGAACCCGAGTATTTCACGCGTTCGGTTCTCATATCCGCTATTTGAGCGGAACCGATCGTGCCAGAAAGATCACTTCCTAAAAATTGTTTGTGAATTCTCCTTCCGTCATAACCGTTTTGCCAGGCACTTTCGATGGTCCAGTCCCAGGCTTTTCCCTTTGGGAGATTATTCTTTGCGGTTCTATTTGTAAGTCGAAACCCGGTCGTGTAAAGCTCGTCGTTTTGTCTTTTCCTGTTCGTAGCCAAAACATCGTCCGTGGTCGAAGCCGGTGTCGAATTAGGAATCCATTTTTTCACAACATCTATATTATAAACATCTAACGTTACTTCGTTTAAGATATTAAAACTATTATAGGTTCCGAATAAAGTCGTGTCCGATTGAGTAGCGGAAGGATTCGAATTTCCGACGGTGGAATTGAATTTCGGGTCATTAGAGGATAAAACCCCGTTCACTCCGCTTTGAGTCCAGAACGGCCTCGCCGCAAAAAAGTGAAAGTTCACTTTCTCATAATCAAACATCAGTCGTGCGCCGTCGAAAGAAAGTCCGTTGATCGTCCAGTTTGCTCCT
This is a stretch of genomic DNA from Leptospira tipperaryensis. It encodes these proteins:
- a CDS encoding GlxA family transcriptional regulator; protein product: MDVVILLIPGAPASVITGLFEFFEFAGMDLENRRKPPICRVRTAAIQSEPVQLHGNVQIKPDLVGRCEKVDLVIVPAIGPNVVAIKRRCGLEIEWLKEAAAQGVRIASVCSGAFLLASTGLLEGRSATTHWQFASLFRRMFPSVHLEVDKLVIDQGNFLTSGGSNAFYDLSLHVLEQSLGREVALKCAKHFLLDSDRISQTPFMTFAAQKHHDDLSVATAQEILENEFTTTISMETLAQRVGLSSRSLKRRFKQATGDPPSTYLQRLRIEWARRRLEETGDSIEEISYAVGYENVGFFRVLFKRYVGITPLEHRRRHSIKIPVRFK
- a CDS encoding DUF1304 domain-containing protein, with translation MILAARILAGIVGALHVWIFLMESVLWMRPTIHRRFGVTDKKLAEAMKGVFLNQGFYNLFLAIGALYGAIFFELHPAYAPAIMIFSCFSVFGAGLVLFASKPAMARAAIIQGLPPLIAIILIGVSING
- a CDS encoding 4Fe-4S dicluster domain-containing protein; the encoded protein is MKAIYEILNIFRRAKTMNYEKVSPINSNARGIPVPVLKSNESCLSCKSCEQVCPTHSLKIHSKEKMSFDYGACLQCGRCSEVCSDGKIVDSGFVHVYSFDRDSLKVIYTDGIPEEKDENVSDEVKEFQRITKRTGFQYREIAAGGNNTTEAEINASFNALFDSEASKVRVVASPKHADALVYSGPVSQNMEGPLNTAWETMPSPKALIACGTEAVSGGLFKRGKLPKEPDLFIGGDPPRPDVMISAFRYLMGIREFSFRAELTKHVLNLREKK
- a CDS encoding metal (Ni/Fe) hydrogenase large subunit → MRTVTGLHPRKGKKGYHRFWISNDGIEREVIEHTQKEIFEDSANPIWILRHSLGVDQGEEDYSAFDFEKYISIGRKTDLEKFVTKKGIKDLSYKGLKVPIPADHYSHAVGPIHAGVIEPGHFRFIVQGELIKNLDIRLGFQKRGLIEMIKGKGPKNSFPYAEAISGDSTISYGIAFSRIFEEAQKIEVPQEIDFARLVLLELERIATHIGDMGGIAEDIGYYPLHGVCSLQRGVPLGVMEALTGNRFGRGALSPGKISLRPGLTREKLAELAERIRSVTADVSGHFLRAASVSTNRERLQTCGVILQKQVRQLGFIGMVEKCTGLNRDLRKLEKSYDFSSPINLELNHDHMNGDAWARFYIRYEELLRSSKWLVEAIPKIEALSDFRDRKIGASKTVKKGSYHAAVEGWRGPVLVSLDLEDDGTIEDAYIRDPSVPNWHALELAVRDEYIGDFPLNNKSFNLSYVGVDL
- a CDS encoding proton-conducting transporter membrane subunit gives rise to the protein MSLLYLNSIGALVLLFILIAYIFAPTKGQSNITMWSFLMLLCAGLSFAAWNSEGSALQWVLIEATTFTGTLLVSSSGTSKSFPIAWKFLLINSFGLGLAFLGIIIVTATLHGIDHPVEILAGRISEHPENLWIEIGLWLAIFGYSAKLGLFPNHVWVVDTYGDSPSQISALIAAFIPVSVCFAIRPFVQMDHKLYPTTFSAADGLLILGIATMLQSIVALYQRNDLRMMTAKVALFHSGALAIFLWMDLPETTFNYIMAGNIVLKSLLFLTMGIVRMDSGGRELSKIFLSEAINKRALSLYTIALFLAFVLPGSPIFVSDLLLLKAGWAQKQWFVILVPFFGLVFFGVTIYKTVPLFNLKHRPFATNFAFTLNVRLIDSLLLCFTVIGLGIWGFYRLLQGEF
- a CDS encoding formate hydrogenase encodes the protein MGTEFSYLILLLIGVVILLENRIKRLVLLLGFQSAFLLVPLFEDSGFNTHSLFLAGMIVFFKVILTPLILFWTARKTNSVESTFPKIGYIPTFALLSVGALIGFLMFGFTKYRFGEVNQMSFLYTFLLLYVGMVGFVVRRHWVPVIASFGVFENGTFLLTQILRTGLPLGIEFGSFLDAVFIIGAASTLRVSMQNDPQSEKEEVSA
- a CDS encoding NADH-quinone oxidoreductase subunit H, with the translated sequence MEIILRYLDSIVRVISFLFLPFLCGGIVLKIRSYAQGRIGAPVLQILYDTIRMIRKKPVDGPFSGFFTEASPIIAFVAGLVLWSLVSYEWAPFLLIPFLIGIIRFALLAYAVENGTSFAGMGSAREVILFVFCEPVLILVLVVFESHIVVNANFASLAFGGLFLLGTSLVILAEIAKPPFDDPRTHLELTMVHEAMLLEASGSRRAFFELAQQLKTSSLFLFVAKIGIYHGEFFINHTIPKFWLDVVAIFGALFVSVCVGYIESNSTRRRWRWIPELLGLNFIFMLFLGILLKLG
- a CDS encoding proton-conducting transporter membrane subunit, with product MVIVSYLLVLISLIAPFLIGKAFGKSLFDHEGAILVGLSLQAVVGLIISVFVVGYEGLKKKTVLLGYAIFFLSTGLCFFAGKTLWLILFWELSTVSGFLLYQGEKWTSSSAKSFIALLLASGIGIFCFTYWIYSPDDDLGKFFLVLGLLVKAEFFGFHFWLPEVHAGAPPHASAAYSGILVNLPLILFHQLAVPWIGSSAIIKVLIPLAGFGVLWAGLSSVFAKDVRKAIAYSTIENTNFLMLCLLLSALWKESDVEGLKVLSRSFSFLFFISLIHHSISKTFQFLSVGYLLKLSGSSNIDHNTGIGKNSGLSTALLSLGTISFLALPGTTGFLTEATFVKLVAGVLDIPGQSAILILPLLILVSSGIALGAVGHLRIFLGMVVSRPRVNWPENVPPRLVRYSLTVSGLLILGVSLGISAYTLYYSPTKVWLDENWYRGLASVNLIGFLMFLVIGIFGLRTKIERRKLWDCGGNYKGPDVAIPSEGVSNPLFASLGRYFTNEDGSSRLDEAILKGIVKLLDTFKTQVNEADEETISINLAFSSATVVLLLFLIIGLKLAEGDLWKLFLDTLTQ
- a CDS encoding alginate export family protein, whose amino-acid sequence is MRKILFDFTDLFQENPNTTSGRYFNPKKFAFKSLDWNSFLFCMVFLSLQFSVFAQTTLLSADPIVENKTVESTDEENSEKYVSPLRKNGLTAEYTRHSFLEPELSKKVNFSDKMWLNDWIRIGVYIRPRFESRNNLNFDRSNHAYTDRIMQTSALYFLMDPSQYVSFKITVQDARVWGGESPANVGDIRSGFFSNTPTLSSDPNTPGKTNNSISQNNTSIREAFVMLKKLPFDAKVQIGRQIWAYGDQRMIGGANWTINGLSFDGARLMFDYEKVNFHFFAARPFWTQSGVNGVLSSNDPKFNSTVGNSNPSATQSDTTLFGTYNSFNILNEVTLDVYNIDVVKKWIPNSTPASTTDDVLATNRKRQNDELYTTGFRLTNRTAKNNLPKGKAWDWTIESAWQNGYDGRRIHKQFLGSDLSGTIGSAQIADMRTERVKYSGSFHVFQTGYTLDEKVRFGFQYTYASGDNNRADRTSSTFQTLVNPRFGVIPYWNNVAGLSENIDTKNLSSWNLNITYKSEKWGTFQVAYIINDKVQKNDAWYAINGGANSIAGSALASPVAVSTNAAGQPATAGSSENYTGNAYTQSYSLGRNIYNELDLTWMYQLNDNVSIWMGGGFLIAGNSVRNYRNSPLLYNGSTNQFELNGAAFTKQHTSANNASVYFFQVNAAL